Proteins encoded together in one Pseudomonas sp. Seg1 window:
- a CDS encoding SEL1-like repeat protein — MKRFFAVPSCGMTTRRLTQWLSFALLSTGLCTSAFASTEQQCPANNFADFVKVFSSDSTVQKTFTASSVKTTHVVAENNIPKVVVRSVKHLPADEFSMLSAENAAASNLAIEIPFLNRVVVRDQQGAFLKIFVFKHSDCWVLNSVEDWTLEAVMDDVARTDQPAPGERELKKGVMFDRLVNKASGESGVSLYAAALDSYVNGARKGSAQAAIAAAGISLSGQAPRLPNEQILELMNQAFQSNPDDGVALSLFYCDEGEYGDDKACIDPQKSMATLESAALRGSTHALLRLGEVYETGTVVAADLPRAIACYREASKTELKWSPAAVERLLARGVVMDSSIECIGAGGTQ, encoded by the coding sequence TTGAAACGTTTTTTTGCGGTACCGAGTTGCGGTATGACAACACGCAGGCTAACCCAGTGGCTTTCCTTCGCATTGTTGAGCACCGGCCTTTGCACAAGCGCCTTTGCCTCTACTGAACAACAATGCCCGGCTAACAACTTCGCTGACTTCGTCAAAGTCTTTTCATCGGACTCGACGGTACAGAAAACATTTACCGCATCGTCGGTGAAGACAACTCACGTCGTGGCTGAGAACAACATACCCAAGGTCGTCGTGCGCAGCGTCAAGCATTTGCCCGCCGATGAATTCAGCATGCTGAGTGCGGAGAATGCTGCAGCGTCGAATCTGGCTATCGAGATTCCGTTTCTGAACAGGGTGGTGGTGCGTGATCAGCAAGGGGCCTTCTTGAAGATTTTCGTCTTCAAGCACAGCGACTGCTGGGTGCTGAACAGTGTTGAAGACTGGACTCTCGAAGCGGTGATGGATGACGTGGCTCGGACTGACCAACCCGCACCCGGTGAACGCGAACTGAAAAAAGGCGTGATGTTCGATCGGCTGGTCAACAAGGCATCTGGCGAATCCGGAGTCTCTTTGTACGCGGCAGCGCTGGACAGCTATGTGAACGGTGCCCGCAAAGGTTCGGCCCAAGCGGCGATAGCGGCTGCGGGAATTAGTCTTTCCGGGCAAGCACCACGATTGCCGAATGAGCAGATTCTGGAGCTTATGAATCAGGCATTTCAGAGCAATCCCGACGATGGCGTGGCTCTCTCCTTGTTTTACTGCGATGAGGGTGAGTACGGCGATGACAAGGCCTGCATCGATCCGCAAAAGTCGATGGCGACATTGGAAAGCGCCGCGCTACGAGGCTCTACCCACGCACTCCTGCGATTGGGTGAAGTCTACGAAACCGGCACTGTCGTCGCTGCTGATCTACCCCGCGCAATCGCCTGTTACCGCGAGGCCAGCAAGACCGAGCTTAAGTGGAGCCCTGCTGCGGTCGAGCGCTTGTTGGCCCGAGGCGTCGTCATGGACAGCTCAATTGAATGTATTGGCGCAGGTGGAACTCAGTGA
- a CDS encoding lysozyme inhibitor LprI family protein: MNVARLMFFAFVAMSVSSVSYAQDADCEAVAGQRAECAEEAMKAADRVLNDRYQALIDRAGSRYIFQYQSRHEEHKAFLDRLKNSQRTWIKLRDSNCRLEGFENEWDKPSYSADLNRCTAKMSLERALYLDGILPAH; the protein is encoded by the coding sequence GTGAATGTCGCCCGTTTGATGTTCTTTGCATTTGTGGCGATGTCAGTCTCGTCAGTCAGCTATGCCCAAGATGCAGATTGCGAGGCCGTGGCCGGGCAACGTGCCGAGTGCGCAGAAGAAGCGATGAAGGCTGCGGATCGCGTGCTTAATGACCGTTACCAAGCGCTGATTGATAGAGCAGGGTCTCGGTATATTTTTCAATACCAGTCTCGGCATGAAGAGCATAAGGCGTTTCTGGATCGACTGAAAAACTCCCAACGGACGTGGATAAAGCTGAGGGATTCGAACTGCAGGCTTGAGGGGTTTGAGAATGAATGGGACAAGCCATCCTATTCTGCAGACCTGAATAGGTGCACCGCGAAGATGAGTCTGGAGCGAGCCTTATATTTGGACGGCATCCTTCCGGCACATTGA
- a CDS encoding PoNe immunity protein domain-containing protein, translating into MNRRQQFLSQERFDNFLKVKKADLEFAKTNLFEADSSEQEKSLRARYFQEQTLDEILIRYTSGDEIESLVVLLELLVSQYQEVQETLAISEGVSIIAPLNLRLLCEYEECVQVISLCVLLHRVDLLRVFVELFDKAGCAGDDTFYEDLLSKVLPGRHDVDEWYHEAYTPLVHVIYEEDGEEASELLKEYCDTWYTSFGQAPWHDTHLMGDRGSYVGYWAFEAAAVAFLYGINDRAIEHMVYPKDLVEYARNYVPINSSSVSRIEAGEACKKTGYWFTPAKLNSRQYFKQGEIMPKIGESQWGDTLWYWSGE; encoded by the coding sequence ATGAACAGACGACAACAGTTTTTAAGCCAGGAACGGTTTGATAACTTCTTAAAAGTTAAGAAAGCTGATTTGGAATTCGCAAAAACAAATTTGTTTGAAGCAGACTCATCCGAACAGGAAAAGTCGCTCAGAGCCAGATATTTTCAAGAACAGACTCTTGATGAAATATTGATACGCTACACGTCTGGTGATGAGATTGAGAGTCTAGTGGTACTCTTGGAGTTACTGGTTAGCCAGTATCAAGAGGTTCAAGAGACACTGGCCATTAGTGAGGGTGTTTCTATAATAGCGCCGCTAAATTTAAGATTGCTTTGCGAATATGAGGAGTGTGTACAGGTAATAAGTTTATGTGTCTTGCTGCATAGAGTCGACCTTCTACGAGTTTTTGTTGAGCTGTTTGATAAAGCCGGTTGCGCTGGGGATGATACTTTTTATGAGGACTTGTTGAGCAAGGTCCTCCCTGGTCGTCATGACGTGGACGAGTGGTATCACGAAGCATACACGCCCCTCGTACATGTGATCTATGAAGAAGATGGGGAGGAGGCTTCAGAACTTTTAAAAGAATATTGTGATACCTGGTATACCTCTTTTGGGCAAGCCCCGTGGCACGATACCCACTTGATGGGTGATAGAGGTAGTTACGTAGGATATTGGGCTTTTGAGGCCGCTGCGGTTGCTTTTTTGTACGGTATTAATGATCGCGCCATCGAACACATGGTCTATCCGAAGGATTTGGTTGAATATGCCAGAAATTATGTGCCAATCAATTCCTCCAGTGTTTCTCGAATAGAGGCAGGGGAGGCCTGCAAAAAAACTGGATATTGGTTTACTCCTGCAAAATTAAACTCTAGACAGTATTTCAAGCAGGGCGAAATTATGCCGAAAATAGGTGAGTCGCAGTGGGGGGATACACTCTGGTACTGGTCGGGCGAATAA
- a CDS encoding type VI secretion system tip protein VgrG produces the protein MFNSANETHFSLKVEDYVGDLQVLAFTGTEGISQPFRFDLELVSENPDLDLEKLLHKQAFLAFDPQGSGIHGQIYRVAQGDAGKRLTRYKVSMVPQLQYLHHRSNQRIYQQMSAPKIIALILEEHGIKGNAYNFQLSQPCPDRDYCVQYDETDLHFVQRLCEEEGIHYHFQHTPKGHLLVFGDDQTVFQKLGQPTAYVQGSGMVADEPVIKGFKLRLETRTSRVTRRDYDFEKPRLQMEAAYKPEGESTEPDLEDYDYPGRFIDRARGKFLSQRALERHRADYRQAEGRSDQTRLVSGHFLEMSDHPRTEWNDLWLLTEIVHEGKQPQVLEEGVTSDTTDNKDDFHQGYRNTFLATPWDVFYRPALEHPKPRVLGSQTAHVTGPKGEEIHCDQYGRIKVQFHWDREGQADDKTSCWLRVSSSWAGDRYGAISIPRVGMEVLVTFLEGDPDQPLVTGCLYHKENPVPYALPANKTRSVFKTLSSPGGGGYNELRIEDKKGAEQIYIHAQRDWDENVEHDQKIRVGNERHDTVEKNTYTELKAEEHRTTVSDRKVETRVDDHLTVGQNQHIKLGTAQLTSAGKEIHLKAGDKIVIEAGTELTILGGGSFIKLDGGGVTVVGPVVKINAGGAPGNGTGIGIKPPVLPGAADKDKAGSLMDQALLNAPEESKPEMDYPFSL, from the coding sequence ATGTTCAACTCAGCTAACGAGACCCACTTCAGCCTCAAGGTCGAAGACTACGTGGGCGACCTGCAAGTGCTGGCGTTCACCGGTACCGAAGGCATCAGCCAGCCGTTTCGCTTCGACCTCGAACTGGTCAGCGAAAACCCCGATCTGGACCTGGAAAAGCTCCTGCACAAACAGGCATTCCTGGCGTTCGATCCACAAGGCTCCGGCATTCACGGGCAGATCTACCGCGTCGCCCAGGGCGATGCCGGCAAGCGCCTGACCCGCTACAAAGTCTCGATGGTGCCGCAACTGCAATACCTGCATCACCGCAGCAACCAGCGCATCTACCAGCAGATGTCGGCGCCGAAAATCATCGCGCTTATCCTCGAAGAACACGGCATCAAGGGCAACGCCTACAACTTCCAGCTGAGCCAGCCGTGCCCGGATCGCGACTACTGCGTGCAGTACGACGAAACCGACCTGCACTTCGTCCAGCGCCTGTGCGAAGAGGAAGGCATCCACTACCACTTCCAGCACACCCCAAAAGGGCACCTGCTGGTGTTCGGCGACGACCAGACCGTGTTCCAGAAACTCGGCCAGCCGACCGCGTACGTGCAAGGCAGCGGCATGGTCGCCGACGAACCGGTGATCAAAGGCTTCAAACTGCGCCTGGAAACCCGCACCAGCCGTGTGACACGCCGCGACTACGACTTCGAAAAACCGCGCCTGCAAATGGAAGCGGCATACAAGCCAGAAGGCGAGAGCACCGAACCGGATCTGGAAGACTACGACTACCCCGGCCGCTTCATCGACCGCGCGCGCGGCAAATTCCTCAGCCAGCGCGCCCTCGAACGCCACCGCGCCGACTACCGTCAGGCCGAAGGCCGCAGCGACCAGACCCGCCTCGTCAGCGGCCACTTCCTGGAAATGTCCGACCACCCGCGCACCGAGTGGAACGACCTCTGGCTGCTCACCGAAATCGTCCACGAAGGCAAACAGCCGCAAGTCCTCGAAGAAGGCGTGACCAGCGACACCACCGACAACAAGGACGACTTCCACCAGGGCTATCGCAACACCTTCCTCGCCACCCCGTGGGACGTGTTCTACCGCCCGGCCCTCGAACACCCGAAACCCCGCGTCCTCGGCAGCCAGACCGCCCACGTCACCGGCCCCAAAGGCGAAGAAATCCACTGCGACCAGTACGGCCGCATCAAGGTGCAATTCCACTGGGACCGCGAAGGCCAGGCCGACGACAAAACCAGCTGCTGGCTGCGCGTCTCCAGCTCCTGGGCCGGCGACCGCTACGGCGCCATCAGCATCCCGCGCGTCGGCATGGAAGTCCTCGTCACCTTCCTCGAAGGCGACCCCGACCAACCACTGGTGACCGGCTGCCTGTACCACAAGGAAAACCCGGTGCCCTACGCCCTCCCGGCGAACAAAACCCGCAGCGTCTTCAAAACCCTCAGCTCACCGGGCGGCGGCGGCTACAACGAACTGCGCATCGAAGACAAAAAAGGCGCCGAGCAGATCTACATCCACGCCCAGCGCGATTGGGATGAAAACGTCGAGCACGACCAGAAGATTCGGGTCGGCAACGAACGCCACGACACCGTCGAGAAAAACACCTACACCGAGCTCAAGGCCGAAGAACACCGCACCACGGTGTCCGACCGCAAGGTTGAAACGCGAGTCGATGATCACCTGACAGTTGGGCAGAACCAGCACATCAAACTGGGCACCGCGCAACTGACCAGCGCTGGGAAAGAGATTCATCTCAAGGCTGGGGACAAGATTGTTATCGAGGCGGGAACTGAGCTGACCATTCTTGGCGGTGGCAGCTTTATCAAGCTCGATGGCGGCGGTGTGACGGTGGTTGGGCCGGTGGTGAAGATTAATGCTGGCGGGGCGCCTGGGAATGGGACCGGGATCGGGATCAAACCGCCGGTGCTGCCGGGGGCGGCGGATAAGGATAAGGCGGGGAGTTTGATGGATCAGGCGTTGTTGAATGCGCCAGAAGAGTCGAAACCCGAAATGGATTATCCGTTCTCGCTCTGA
- a CDS encoding cell division protein yields MPALSFSLRRALVLWLYAAALVHLLAGLTLSWAGHSGLLDGYLHTLEQIFWGVDAVPAAAREQQVWWLALFGATLQSYSLYMLALVHIGHRLKAPMAWAFLMAGILLWAPQDMLLSAQKQVWSHLWLDAFALLVLLPPLIWLYRHDRRNSLSDTAMSESSHA; encoded by the coding sequence ATGCCAGCCCTCTCTTTCTCCCTTCGCCGCGCGTTGGTGCTGTGGTTATACGCCGCCGCGCTGGTGCATCTGCTCGCCGGTCTGACCCTGAGCTGGGCCGGTCATTCCGGTTTGCTTGACGGCTATTTGCACACCCTCGAACAGATTTTCTGGGGCGTCGACGCGGTGCCTGCCGCCGCCCGCGAACAGCAGGTCTGGTGGCTCGCGCTGTTCGGCGCGACGCTGCAAAGTTATTCGCTGTACATGCTCGCGCTGGTGCACATCGGCCATCGTCTGAAAGCGCCGATGGCCTGGGCCTTTTTGATGGCCGGCATCCTGCTCTGGGCGCCGCAGGACATGTTGCTCTCGGCACAAAAACAGGTCTGGTCGCACCTGTGGCTCGACGCTTTTGCGCTGCTCGTCCTGTTGCCACCGCTGATCTGGCTGTATCGCCATGACCGCCGAAATTCCCTTTCCGATACCGCAATGAGTGAGTCGTCCCATGCCTGA
- a CDS encoding TIGR01777 family oxidoreductase has product MPDFSLLDWAFTLLIAQACLGALDTLYHHELTVALPYRHSARLELSIHALRSCFYGVLFLGIAHLQFGGAWALVIALLFALEIGLTLWDFVVEDRSRKLPAIERIMHTVLAVNGGAFFALYGVQLAQWASLPTGLSAVDFGWKGWVLTLFAVGVTASGIRDGLAALRMQREGKPSNPFAGGAFKRVLVTGGTGFIGETLVNQLLDAGHTVSVLARDPLKAAYLFDGRARCVRSLSKLGYEETFDVVINLAGAPVAGPRWSPKRQAQLIASRVNTTDALMTWLKNARHKPALWVQASAIGFYGVRDASESLDEQARKGDGFMAELCARWEAAAQPATEFGVRQVVLRLGVVFGPGGALLPLLIPFRLGFGGRMGDGQQIMSWVHRDDVIQVIARSFHDENLRGTYNMVAPETVSQAAFAENVGKVLKRPVWFHIPAAPVRALAGEMAQLFFDGQRVVPQRLSEAGYTFRYPTLDAALRDLA; this is encoded by the coding sequence ATGCCTGATTTTTCGCTGCTGGATTGGGCGTTCACGTTGCTGATCGCGCAGGCTTGCCTCGGTGCGCTCGACACCCTGTATCACCACGAGCTGACCGTGGCGCTGCCGTATCGGCATAGTGCACGGCTGGAGTTGTCGATCCACGCGCTGCGTTCGTGTTTCTACGGCGTTCTGTTTCTCGGCATCGCGCACTTGCAGTTCGGCGGTGCCTGGGCGCTGGTGATTGCATTGTTGTTCGCCCTGGAAATCGGCCTGACGCTGTGGGACTTCGTGGTCGAGGATCGCAGCCGCAAACTGCCCGCCATTGAGCGCATCATGCACACCGTACTGGCGGTGAACGGCGGGGCGTTTTTTGCGTTGTACGGTGTGCAATTGGCGCAGTGGGCGAGTTTGCCGACCGGCCTGAGCGCTGTGGATTTCGGCTGGAAGGGCTGGGTGCTGACGCTGTTTGCCGTGGGCGTGACGGCGTCGGGGATTCGTGATGGTCTGGCGGCGTTGCGCATGCAGCGCGAAGGCAAGCCGTCCAACCCGTTTGCCGGCGGCGCTTTCAAACGTGTGCTGGTGACTGGCGGCACCGGGTTTATCGGTGAAACGCTGGTCAATCAATTGCTCGATGCCGGCCACACCGTCAGCGTGCTGGCGCGGGATCCGTTGAAAGCCGCGTATCTGTTCGACGGTCGTGCCCGCTGCGTGCGTTCGCTGAGCAAACTGGGCTACGAGGAAACCTTCGACGTGGTGATCAACCTGGCCGGCGCTCCGGTCGCCGGGCCGCGCTGGAGCCCCAAGCGCCAGGCGCAACTGATCGCCAGTCGCGTCAACACCACCGACGCGCTGATGACCTGGCTGAAAAACGCTCGGCACAAACCGGCGTTGTGGGTGCAGGCCTCGGCCATCGGGTTCTACGGCGTGCGCGATGCCAGCGAAAGCCTCGACGAACAGGCGAGAAAGGGCGACGGTTTCATGGCCGAACTATGTGCGCGCTGGGAAGCCGCCGCGCAACCGGCGACTGAATTTGGCGTGCGTCAGGTAGTGCTGCGCCTCGGCGTGGTGTTCGGTCCGGGCGGTGCGTTGTTGCCGTTGCTGATTCCGTTTCGCCTGGGCTTCGGCGGGCGCATGGGCGATGGTCAGCAGATCATGAGCTGGGTGCACCGCGACGATGTGATTCAGGTGATCGCTCGATCCTTCCACGATGAAAACCTGCGCGGCACCTACAACATGGTCGCCCCGGAAACGGTCAGTCAGGCAGCGTTCGCCGAGAACGTCGGCAAGGTCCTCAAGCGTCCGGTGTGGTTCCACATTCCCGCCGCGCCAGTGCGCGCTTTAGCCGGGGAAATGGCTCAGTTGTTCTTCGACGGGCAGCGTGTGGTGCCGCAGCGTTTGAGCGAGGCCGGATACACCTTTCGTTATCCGACCCTCGACGCCGCTCTGCGCGATCTGGCCTGA
- a CDS encoding lysozyme inhibitor LprI family protein, protein MKIFRFGVVFLLSLLSSLAHAEGTFIATVLQADFSKDPEIRLLVRVIDIAAGPDSPSMALRKECLARVKSSDRPGPDPCFAIEITESKKQRAIVRQTLLNDPQRSTDPIYLEIVYQSEVSASDPTNHYGRSAWLKIEENGFYNWNNETKQALADVEWPTVSSGALDLVVTDTDALLNLVYRERMERLDENAQKGLRETQRAWMKFRDAECLPEAKSYKSVFGEWSNSCLIRATIERARQLAMAPDKNKQ, encoded by the coding sequence ATGAAGATTTTCAGATTCGGCGTCGTTTTTTTACTGTCCTTGCTATCGTCCCTCGCCCACGCGGAAGGCACGTTTATAGCGACCGTTCTTCAGGCGGACTTTTCCAAAGATCCGGAAATACGACTGCTCGTCAGGGTGATAGACATTGCAGCGGGGCCGGATTCGCCCTCTATGGCGCTTCGTAAGGAGTGTCTGGCGCGGGTGAAATCGTCTGACCGTCCCGGCCCGGATCCATGCTTTGCGATTGAAATAACCGAGAGCAAAAAGCAACGGGCCATCGTTCGGCAAACGCTGCTCAATGATCCTCAGCGTTCAACTGACCCGATCTATCTGGAGATTGTTTACCAGTCGGAAGTCAGTGCGAGCGATCCGACCAATCACTATGGGCGATCAGCCTGGCTGAAAATTGAAGAGAACGGTTTCTACAACTGGAACAACGAAACCAAGCAGGCATTGGCGGACGTTGAGTGGCCAACTGTGTCGAGTGGGGCGCTTGATCTGGTCGTGACGGATACCGATGCGCTGCTCAACCTGGTTTACCGGGAGCGCATGGAACGGTTGGACGAAAATGCACAGAAAGGGCTGAGAGAAACCCAAAGAGCCTGGATGAAGTTTCGCGATGCCGAGTGTCTGCCTGAGGCGAAATCGTATAAATCGGTTTTCGGTGAATGGTCAAATTCCTGCTTGATCCGCGCGACGATAGAGCGAGCGCGTCAATTGGCTATGGCTCCGGACAAGAACAAGCAGTGA
- a CDS encoding DUF6124 family protein translates to MFKVTPNPPDNTGTPAEQSLDTEMLDKEAADRAFTHYFPPTNDKPSKRRKGRLFTISTGIDPEALLANASEDMLSISAIAAKLADDVEGSNRSVALALSRIADGAQLMVERALDHLEELLAVRQEAKK, encoded by the coding sequence ATGTTCAAAGTAACGCCCAACCCGCCAGACAACACTGGCACCCCCGCCGAGCAATCCCTCGACACAGAAATGCTCGACAAAGAAGCCGCCGACCGCGCCTTCACCCACTACTTCCCACCCACCAACGACAAACCGTCCAAACGCCGCAAAGGCAGGCTCTTTACCATCTCCACCGGCATTGATCCGGAAGCCCTCTTGGCCAACGCCTCCGAAGACATGCTGTCCATCAGCGCCATCGCCGCTAAATTAGCCGACGATGTCGAAGGCTCGAACCGCTCGGTGGCATTGGCCCTTAGCCGAATCGCCGATGGTGCGCAGCTTATGGTAGAGCGTGCGCTGGATCACCTGGAAGAATTGCTTGCGGTGAGGCAGGAAGCGAAAAAATAA
- a CDS encoding alpha/beta fold hydrolase, which yields MSKPLMYLLAGNGSAADWWDDALPHFQRYEVVPLELPGFGANPQPPCEDLADYAQTLLKMTQKGSAIMAVGVNALLVLHALQRRPGHFSRSVLLAPVGAFLWQRRLPALMSPLPIRKTIHWLLSNKPTLFARKFSNQTWTPAQYQRMGAGYARCRAFVPHWDLVRADTALPLLEWITDPVELVWGDQDNVLGFEQAAAWSAILARADLTISLKPGWGHYPWIDSPAEFAAWLESGERGFVAHTKGGRLRLAELARQPVPAALTLNDCDDPRLSAFLAAQPDVTWAVRSSSYGEDQADSANAGLSTTYLRVPRANVPMRIAELTAEGVEEVVVQRFITPQVSGIAFVRHLSVELEWVEGHLESLADGHVSPERATLSRLGDAWRSGTFTTSHGLTEALLWQFLQDVLRVFHYVPGDVEWAWDGAQLWLLQYRPISDYGWRRHLTAANIAEILPPQPSVFVEYAQRRAAASIPAIMARWDARVLQDNEPFTAVFGGASYINNDLFLARLADWGISASNYAGEVGGATPHLPWQPLKMLRSLPLFLRMQRIAREHLPSLERGLQRFDQELAELVAEGADGQQLADWFTRFYVFVVQGNLCIATALASSGGDWLGRPPTAYDNLENSPHRLPWETDPGTPRPAPSELPLQLFPQWSGLIRLAHSTGLPGLRGYYLQVREWYRDNLMRIFFRLHHAMPLADREHWFAPHPDIRSRDGSFWQDGREGAEQATGFMIYPGQVRGVLGEDILLEDTLDPGRHAHYQAARAVIARMGGRLSHGSTLLRELRKPSAVMPQVDPAWVGCEVLYRDGELQLINAKDAQ from the coding sequence ATGAGCAAGCCCTTGATGTACCTGCTGGCCGGCAACGGCAGCGCCGCCGATTGGTGGGACGACGCGCTGCCGCACTTTCAGCGCTACGAAGTGGTGCCGCTGGAATTGCCCGGTTTCGGTGCCAACCCGCAGCCACCCTGCGAGGATCTCGCGGACTACGCGCAGACCTTGCTTAAGATGACGCAAAAGGGCAGCGCGATCATGGCGGTCGGGGTTAATGCGTTGCTGGTGCTGCATGCGCTGCAACGTCGGCCGGGGCATTTTTCGCGCAGTGTTCTGTTGGCGCCGGTAGGGGCGTTTTTGTGGCAGCGGCGGTTGCCGGCGCTGATGTCGCCGCTGCCGATTCGCAAGACCATTCACTGGCTGCTGTCGAACAAACCGACACTGTTCGCTCGCAAGTTTTCCAATCAGACCTGGACGCCCGCGCAGTACCAGCGCATGGGCGCCGGTTATGCGCGTTGCCGGGCATTTGTGCCGCATTGGGATCTGGTGCGGGCGGACACCGCGCTGCCGTTGCTGGAGTGGATCACCGATCCGGTCGAACTGGTTTGGGGCGATCAGGACAACGTGCTCGGCTTCGAGCAAGCGGCGGCGTGGTCAGCGATTCTGGCTCGCGCCGATCTGACCATCAGCCTCAAACCCGGCTGGGGTCATTACCCGTGGATCGATTCGCCGGCCGAATTTGCCGCGTGGCTGGAGTCCGGCGAGCGCGGATTTGTTGCGCACACCAAGGGCGGTCGGTTGCGCCTCGCTGAACTAGCCCGGCAACCGGTGCCGGCGGCGCTGACCCTCAACGATTGCGATGATCCGCGTCTGTCTGCGTTTCTCGCCGCGCAACCCGACGTGACCTGGGCGGTGCGCTCCTCCAGTTATGGCGAAGATCAGGCCGACTCGGCGAATGCCGGCCTGAGCACCACTTATCTGCGTGTGCCGCGCGCCAATGTGCCGATGCGCATCGCCGAATTGACTGCCGAAGGCGTCGAGGAAGTGGTGGTGCAGCGCTTCATCACGCCGCAGGTTTCCGGCATTGCGTTTGTCCGGCATCTGTCGGTGGAGCTGGAATGGGTTGAAGGGCATCTGGAGTCGCTGGCCGACGGTCACGTCAGCCCTGAGCGGGCGACGCTGTCGCGGCTCGGTGATGCCTGGCGCAGCGGCACGTTCACCACGTCCCACGGTTTGACCGAAGCGCTGCTGTGGCAGTTTCTGCAAGACGTGTTGCGCGTTTTTCACTACGTGCCCGGCGATGTCGAATGGGCCTGGGACGGCGCGCAATTGTGGCTGCTGCAATACCGGCCGATCAGTGACTACGGCTGGCGTCGGCACCTGACTGCCGCCAATATCGCCGAGATCCTGCCGCCGCAACCGAGCGTTTTTGTCGAGTACGCCCAGCGCCGGGCGGCGGCGAGCATTCCGGCGATCATGGCGCGTTGGGATGCGCGGGTGTTGCAGGACAACGAGCCGTTCACCGCAGTGTTCGGCGGCGCGTCCTACATCAACAATGATCTGTTTCTCGCCCGACTCGCCGACTGGGGCATCAGCGCCAGCAACTACGCCGGCGAAGTCGGCGGCGCGACCCCGCATTTGCCGTGGCAGCCGCTGAAAATGCTGCGTTCGTTGCCGCTGTTCCTGCGCATGCAGCGCATCGCTCGCGAGCATCTGCCGAGCCTTGAACGCGGCTTGCAACGCTTCGATCAAGAGCTGGCCGAACTCGTCGCCGAAGGGGCCGATGGCCAACAACTGGCAGACTGGTTCACCCGGTTTTACGTGTTCGTCGTGCAAGGCAATCTGTGCATCGCCACGGCGCTGGCCAGCAGCGGTGGTGATTGGCTCGGGCGCCCGCCGACCGCTTACGACAACCTTGAAAACAGCCCGCATCGATTGCCTTGGGAGACCGATCCCGGCACCCCTCGGCCGGCGCCGAGCGAACTGCCGCTCCAGCTATTTCCGCAATGGTCAGGGCTGATCCGCCTCGCGCATTCGACCGGCCTGCCGGGCCTGCGCGGTTATTACCTGCAAGTGCGCGAGTGGTACCGCGACAACCTGATGCGCATCTTCTTCCGCCTGCACCACGCCATGCCGTTGGCGGATCGCGAGCATTGGTTCGCACCGCATCCGGACATTCGCAGTCGTGACGGCAGCTTCTGGCAGGACGGTCGCGAAGGTGCCGAGCAGGCCACCGGATTCATGATTTATCCGGGTCAGGTGCGGGGCGTTCTCGGGGAAGACATCTTGCTGGAGGACACCCTCGATCCGGGGCGTCATGCGCACTATCAAGCGGCGCGGGCGGTGATTGCGCGGATGGGCGGGCGGCTCTCCCATGGCTCGACGTTGTTGCGGGAGTTGCGCAAGCCGTCGGCGGTGATGCCGCAGGTTGATCCGGCGTGGGTGGGCTGTGAGGTGTTGTATCGGGATGGTGAGCTGCAATTGATCAATGCGAAGGATGCGCAGTGA